A single Filimonas effusa DNA region contains:
- a CDS encoding diacylglycerol kinase family protein, translated as MKHQPFSWLARLRSFRYAIQGLKSFLGSEHNAWIHLAATILACLAGWYFRLSKLEWIALLFCFCLVWIAEIANTCIEKIMDHVTPEQHPRVKQIKDMAAGMVLIAAVVALITGCLIFLPRLLL; from the coding sequence ATGAAACATCAACCGTTTTCCTGGCTGGCCAGGCTCAGAAGCTTTAGGTATGCCATTCAGGGCCTCAAGTCATTCCTGGGCTCCGAACACAACGCCTGGATTCATCTTGCCGCCACGATACTGGCCTGCCTCGCAGGCTGGTATTTCAGATTAAGCAAACTGGAATGGATTGCACTGCTTTTCTGCTTCTGCCTGGTATGGATAGCAGAAATAGCCAACACCTGTATCGAAAAGATCATGGACCACGTAACTCCCGAACAACATCCACGTGTAAAACAAATCAAAGATATGGCAGCCGGAATGGTGCTTATAGCAGCCGTGGTAGCACTTATTACAGGCTGCCTTATATTTCTGCCCAGGTTACTGCTTTAA
- a CDS encoding tetratricopeptide repeat-containing sensor histidine kinase: protein MRAGSFLKNLKAALVLSLLSLSIPGPQLLLAQNNAFEGGPVFSEQQLLRDTNAIQQEMKKARVLQENYPDSAIHKFYLALKSSFALKYNRGILKSLTDLGVLYHIHNQHEKAIIALQAAIPYAENNKAGYTVVANIYNAIAYRYMFLGKKDSAAHYYYKALDQIEEKKVDNPDILANTYSQLILFWVNLNEEPDQAKPDDKYLATAINYLSKAEQLPQTNNKTLGKIILSKGHVNYLLHRFDSARFHYRRFIELAKLPEMSIFSSFVTATYTNIAHTFLTQKSADSAIYYSQKALRKIEGEGKDTGLFITASYNLGEAYMLQKKYKEVVTAVLPALKIAQTQPISSQYEGHELLADAYSAIGDYKLAWEHQKAYAQLRDSITIERNIQAISAMEMKFKVAEWNKELAQKELAISSRDNKIKTQRLWILGTLAATLLVILTGILLRRQAIHKQKINALRMQQEKEMALLHAMIEGEEKERNRLANELHDGIGGLLGAIRMQLGAALKANHIDTVNGEFKDILLLLENAYGDLRKTAHNLMPEILQHEGLEIATGIFCDRVRRADALDIHYETVGKIPRFRPTLELALYRIIQELLHNVLKHAKATEALVQLAFIGDCLSITVEDNGIGIRQPDTRSKSGMGITTIQERIRKMGGKCDIASAANHGTSINMELHLTGKDMLYLKT, encoded by the coding sequence ATGAGAGCAGGAAGCTTCCTTAAAAATTTAAAGGCTGCCTTGGTTCTGTCATTGCTATCACTGTCAATACCAGGTCCGCAATTACTCCTCGCACAAAACAACGCATTCGAGGGAGGCCCCGTTTTTTCAGAACAGCAACTACTCCGCGATACCAACGCTATTCAGCAGGAAATGAAAAAAGCCAGAGTGCTGCAGGAGAACTACCCCGACAGCGCTATCCATAAGTTCTACCTCGCCCTGAAAAGCAGCTTTGCGCTCAAATACAACAGGGGAATACTGAAAAGCCTCACCGACCTGGGCGTGTTGTATCATATCCATAATCAGCACGAAAAAGCCATTATTGCCCTTCAGGCGGCAATACCCTATGCCGAAAACAATAAGGCAGGTTACACCGTTGTTGCCAATATCTACAATGCAATTGCCTACCGGTACATGTTCCTGGGCAAAAAAGATTCGGCAGCACACTACTATTACAAAGCACTGGACCAGATCGAAGAAAAAAAAGTAGATAACCCCGACATACTAGCCAACACCTATTCACAACTCATCCTCTTTTGGGTAAACCTGAACGAAGAACCAGACCAGGCCAAACCCGATGATAAATACCTCGCCACCGCCATCAATTATCTGAGCAAAGCAGAACAATTACCGCAGACAAATAACAAAACCCTCGGTAAGATCATCCTTAGCAAAGGACATGTCAACTACCTGCTGCACCGTTTCGACTCCGCCAGGTTCCACTATCGCCGCTTTATCGAACTGGCTAAACTGCCGGAAATGTCAATATTCTCCTCCTTCGTTACTGCTACCTATACCAATATCGCCCATACCTTTCTTACCCAGAAATCAGCCGACAGCGCCATTTATTACTCGCAGAAAGCACTTCGGAAAATTGAAGGCGAAGGAAAGGATACAGGTCTGTTCATTACAGCATCTTACAACCTGGGCGAAGCTTATATGCTGCAGAAAAAATACAAAGAAGTAGTAACAGCCGTACTCCCGGCACTTAAAATAGCACAAACCCAACCCATTTCAAGCCAATACGAAGGCCATGAATTACTGGCAGATGCCTACAGCGCCATAGGCGATTACAAACTCGCCTGGGAACACCAGAAAGCGTATGCCCAACTGCGCGACAGCATTACTATTGAACGGAATATACAGGCCATAAGTGCCATGGAAATGAAATTCAAAGTGGCGGAATGGAATAAGGAACTGGCACAAAAAGAACTCGCTATCAGCAGCAGGGACAATAAAATAAAAACACAGCGCCTCTGGATCCTTGGCACCCTCGCAGCAACCCTGCTTGTAATACTGACAGGCATTCTGTTGCGCCGCCAGGCCATTCATAAACAAAAAATAAACGCCCTGCGTATGCAGCAGGAAAAAGAAATGGCCTTATTACATGCCATGATAGAAGGAGAAGAAAAAGAACGTAACCGGCTGGCTAATGAATTGCATGACGGCATAGGCGGATTACTTGGCGCCATCAGAATGCAACTGGGCGCAGCACTCAAAGCCAACCACATAGATACCGTTAATGGCGAGTTCAAAGACATTTTACTGCTCCTCGAAAACGCCTATGGCGACCTGCGCAAAACTGCTCATAACCTGATGCCCGAAATTTTACAGCATGAAGGACTGGAAATAGCTACAGGCATCTTCTGCGACCGCGTCAGAAGAGCAGATGCCCTCGATATTCATTACGAAACAGTAGGAAAAATTCCCCGCTTCAGACCTACCCTGGAACTGGCATTATATCGCATTATTCAGGAATTGCTGCATAATGTGTTAAAACATGCAAAAGCAACAGAAGCATTGGTGCAGCTTGCCTTTATCGGCGACTGCCTCAGTATCACTGTTGAAGACAATGGTATTGGCATCCGGCAACCGGATACCCGCAGCAAATCTGGCATGGGAATTACAACAATTCAGGAAAGGATTAGGAAAATGGGAGGAAAGTGTGATATTGCAAGTGCCGCCAACCATGGCACCAGCATAAACATGGAATTGCATCTGACAGGAAAAGATATGCTTTACTTAAAAACGTAA
- a CDS encoding response regulator encodes MINVIITDDHPVVSNGLKTMLSKQQHITVTAVYNTAAELMANIATVPADVLILDMQLPDANGYDIAATILKPKSKINILVFSSTDTVYQIKKMLHVGCLGYLPKNADDETIVNAIEAVSKGKRFLSPALEAALLDDMIRNKDKAKKTTLTKREKEVLALVVKEYTNQEIANELFLSLSTIEFHRTSLLQKLKVKNTAGLVRVAIESGLV; translated from the coding sequence ATGATCAACGTTATTATTACAGACGACCACCCGGTAGTTTCAAACGGACTGAAAACAATGTTGTCTAAACAACAACATATCACCGTAACAGCCGTTTATAACACTGCCGCCGAACTCATGGCTAATATTGCCACAGTACCAGCCGATGTGCTGATACTCGATATGCAGTTACCCGATGCAAACGGATATGATATTGCCGCCACTATCCTGAAACCTAAATCTAAAATCAACATACTTGTATTCAGCAGTACAGACACTGTTTACCAGATAAAGAAAATGCTTCATGTCGGCTGCCTGGGCTATCTTCCTAAAAACGCAGACGACGAAACCATCGTAAATGCAATCGAAGCAGTGTCCAAAGGAAAACGCTTCCTCTCTCCTGCCCTCGAAGCCGCCCTGCTCGACGATATGATCAGGAATAAAGACAAAGCCAAAAAAACAACGCTCACCAAACGCGAGAAAGAAGTACTGGCACTCGTTGTAAAAGAATACACCAACCAGGAAATAGCCAATGAGCTTTTTCTGAGCCTTTCTACCATAGAATTCCACAGAACCAGCCTGCTGCAAAAACTGAAAGTAAAAAATACCGCCGGCCTGGTAAGAGTAGCCATTGAATCCGGATTGGTATAA